One Triticum dicoccoides isolate Atlit2015 ecotype Zavitan chromosome 5B, WEW_v2.0, whole genome shotgun sequence genomic window carries:
- the LOC119308896 gene encoding protein P21-like: MDLGRTGCNFDSSGRGSCITGNCGGVLSCAAGGKPPATLAEYTLGKGGSPDFYNISLVDGFNVPMSFGPVGSSYHVMSCAADINAKCPSELKVDGCCVSACIKFGTAQYCCTLPLTPSTCGPTDYSRFFKGHCPDAYSYAYEKSSTFTCHVRLDYQVTFCP; encoded by the coding sequence ATGGATTTGGGGCGCACCGGCTGCAACTTCGATTCGAGCGGCCGCGGGTCGTGCATCACGGGCAATTGCGGTGGCGTGCTGTCCTGTGCCGCCGGTGGGAAGCCACCCGCGACGCTCGCCGAGTACACGCTGGGTAAAGGCGGCAGCCCTGACTTCTATAACATCTCCCTCGTCGACGGATTCAACGTGCCCATGAGCTTTGGGCCTGTCGGCAGCAGTTATCACGTGATGAGCTGTGCCGCGGACATCAACGCAAAGTGCCCGTCGGAGCTGAAAGTGGACGGATGCTGTGTGAGTGCGTGCATCAAGTTCGGCACCGCCCAGTACTGCTGCACGCTGCCGCTTACGCCGTCGACCTGTGGGCCGACGGACTACTCGCGCTTCTTCAAGGGGCACTGTCCGGACGCCTACAGCTACGCCTACGAGAAGAGCAGCACCTTCACCTGCCACGTCCGATTAGACTACCAAGTCACCTTCTGCCCATAG